In a genomic window of Babylonia areolata isolate BAREFJ2019XMU chromosome 3, ASM4173473v1, whole genome shotgun sequence:
- the LOC143280618 gene encoding phospholipid phosphatase 2-like isoform X2: protein MNQYTPEVKYSTRTQNLHWNRMEIWRRKTCFTKCRLLVDIFLLILWIGSILTVHALVKPRRQGFFCDDDSIRYPYLDDTVTNDVVVSITLVLPAAIILLTELLLRRRCLLTRAHANNTRHSSSSRRGRLRMGGQQQQQQQQQQQQQQQQQQQHPPALRQVVAVYVTYFWGYLALTLTVLVLKTTTGCLRPHFLALCRPDVDWGTCEGYVSDYNCTNTEVTEADLDAARQSFPSGHAALSLYLALFMILYLEARLRTRHWRLAKLTSYAVLTLYGTWCGVTRVSDHQHRLSEVVAGGLLGLVMAGFTFTQGARPSLRNANDNDDDDNNDNDNSTLTHQDVESNDHHHRHNGHKCTFTLSADHVVDSEDDDDDDDKQTSIETEAPETPTPLLSNGINRHFVSGATGLRAAPFTLEGNKQKFARKTRSSLY from the exons ATGAACCA GTACACACCGGAAGTGAAATACTCCACACGAACTCAGAATCTCCACTGGAACAGAATGGAAATCTGGCGACGGAAGACCTGTTTCACCAAGTGCCGTCTGCTGGTGGACATATTCCTACTCATTTTAT GGATCGGGTCCATCCTGACTGTCCATGCCCTGGTCAAACCCAGGAGGCAGGGTTTCTTCTGTGATGATGACAGCATCAGGTATCCCTATCTGGACGACACCGTCACTAATGACGTCGTGGTCAGCATTACGTTGGTCCTTCCCGCCGCTATT ATCCTGCTCACAGAGCTTCTCTTGCGTCGACGATGCCTCCTTACCCGAGCTCACGCCAACAACACGCgacacagcagcagtagcagaagaggAAGACTGAGGATGGGcgggcagcaacaacagcagcagcaacaacagcaacagcaacaacagcaacagcagcagcagcatcccccAGCACTCCGGCAGGTGGTGGCGGTCTACGTGACCTACTTCTGGGGCTACCTGGCGCTGACCCTGACGGTGCTGGTGCTGAAGACCACCACGGGGTGCCTCAGGCCCCACTTCCTGGCTCTGTGCAGACCCGACGTCGACTGGGGCACGTGTGAGGG CTACGTGTCAGACTACAACTGCACCAACACGGAGGTGACGGAGGCTGACCTGGACGCTGCCCGCCAGTCCTTCCCCTCAGGACACGCCGCTCTGTCCCTGTACCTGGCGCTCTTCATGATC CTGTACCTGGAGGCGAGGCTGAGGACGCGTCACTGGCGCCTGGCGAAGCTGACGTCATACGCGGTGCTGACGCTGTACGGCACGTGGTGCGGCGTCACGAGGGTCAGCGACCACCAGCACCGCTTGAGTGAGGTGGTGGCCGGGGGGCTGCTGGGACTGGTCATGGCTGGCTTCACG TTCACACAAGGTGCCAGGCCCTCTCTACGCAATgccaacgacaacgacgacgacgacaacaacgacaacgacaatagcACCCTGACACACCAGGACGTTGAGagcaacgaccaccaccaccgacatAACGGCCACAAGTGCACCTTCACCCTCTCCGCTGACCACGTCGTCGATAgcgaggatgatgacgacgacgatgacaagcAGACGAGCATAGAGACCGAAGCTCCTGAGACGCCTACGCCCTTGCTCTCGAACGGAATCAATCGCCACTTTGTCTCTGGGGCCACAGGGTTGAGAGCGGCGCCCTTCACGTTAGAGGGAAACAAGCAGAAGTTTGCGCGGAAGACCAGGTCGTCGCTGTATTGA
- the LOC143280618 gene encoding phospholipid phosphatase 2-like isoform X1 has protein sequence MSYLYWYTPEVKYSTRTQNLHWNRMEIWRRKTCFTKCRLLVDIFLLILWIGSILTVHALVKPRRQGFFCDDDSIRYPYLDDTVTNDVVVSITLVLPAAIILLTELLLRRRCLLTRAHANNTRHSSSSRRGRLRMGGQQQQQQQQQQQQQQQQQQQHPPALRQVVAVYVTYFWGYLALTLTVLVLKTTTGCLRPHFLALCRPDVDWGTCEGYVSDYNCTNTEVTEADLDAARQSFPSGHAALSLYLALFMILYLEARLRTRHWRLAKLTSYAVLTLYGTWCGVTRVSDHQHRLSEVVAGGLLGLVMAGFTFTQGARPSLRNANDNDDDDNNDNDNSTLTHQDVESNDHHHRHNGHKCTFTLSADHVVDSEDDDDDDDKQTSIETEAPETPTPLLSNGINRHFVSGATGLRAAPFTLEGNKQKFARKTRSSLY, from the exons ATGTCGTATTTATATTg GTACACACCGGAAGTGAAATACTCCACACGAACTCAGAATCTCCACTGGAACAGAATGGAAATCTGGCGACGGAAGACCTGTTTCACCAAGTGCCGTCTGCTGGTGGACATATTCCTACTCATTTTAT GGATCGGGTCCATCCTGACTGTCCATGCCCTGGTCAAACCCAGGAGGCAGGGTTTCTTCTGTGATGATGACAGCATCAGGTATCCCTATCTGGACGACACCGTCACTAATGACGTCGTGGTCAGCATTACGTTGGTCCTTCCCGCCGCTATT ATCCTGCTCACAGAGCTTCTCTTGCGTCGACGATGCCTCCTTACCCGAGCTCACGCCAACAACACGCgacacagcagcagtagcagaagaggAAGACTGAGGATGGGcgggcagcaacaacagcagcagcaacaacagcaacagcaacaacagcaacagcagcagcagcatcccccAGCACTCCGGCAGGTGGTGGCGGTCTACGTGACCTACTTCTGGGGCTACCTGGCGCTGACCCTGACGGTGCTGGTGCTGAAGACCACCACGGGGTGCCTCAGGCCCCACTTCCTGGCTCTGTGCAGACCCGACGTCGACTGGGGCACGTGTGAGGG CTACGTGTCAGACTACAACTGCACCAACACGGAGGTGACGGAGGCTGACCTGGACGCTGCCCGCCAGTCCTTCCCCTCAGGACACGCCGCTCTGTCCCTGTACCTGGCGCTCTTCATGATC CTGTACCTGGAGGCGAGGCTGAGGACGCGTCACTGGCGCCTGGCGAAGCTGACGTCATACGCGGTGCTGACGCTGTACGGCACGTGGTGCGGCGTCACGAGGGTCAGCGACCACCAGCACCGCTTGAGTGAGGTGGTGGCCGGGGGGCTGCTGGGACTGGTCATGGCTGGCTTCACG TTCACACAAGGTGCCAGGCCCTCTCTACGCAATgccaacgacaacgacgacgacgacaacaacgacaacgacaatagcACCCTGACACACCAGGACGTTGAGagcaacgaccaccaccaccgacatAACGGCCACAAGTGCACCTTCACCCTCTCCGCTGACCACGTCGTCGATAgcgaggatgatgacgacgacgatgacaagcAGACGAGCATAGAGACCGAAGCTCCTGAGACGCCTACGCCCTTGCTCTCGAACGGAATCAATCGCCACTTTGTCTCTGGGGCCACAGGGTTGAGAGCGGCGCCCTTCACGTTAGAGGGAAACAAGCAGAAGTTTGCGCGGAAGACCAGGTCGTCGCTGTATTGA